One Nematostella vectensis chromosome 10, jaNemVect1.1, whole genome shotgun sequence genomic window carries:
- the LOC5504543 gene encoding zinc finger protein 879 isoform X2 produces MLGRVYRVTNVSIVTQSLRLNILCCSIMSESQWYSYHSKAGELLFYYNHFTDEYRWVQGRSQTLDSGNEGPLMLDRLTKVKTESIAHIEKYDKRPRNEEEERVVDVTKRDTEDLGTVKCEEQEEVQIMNEVGEEEDDDVIFEEAEKEEVGVEDKEEVKKEGGERDGEVLVMGYEDEEKVNDLVIEEVKDEKEEDDDDEDDVLLGKEEEREVTDDYMHCTQVTSSPGCYIKEETNLWEKLASGSPLNDCIQQIKKEQAGDISKSQDGTGCRVKVEKDLENNTIREHGELTARKEERAIWPETDMENCEEAAQSSRQQEGNESKRSDIVAKKRKVIPANRDSSKKQVKKKRKANSTAITEEKKDTTKDLDSKQLNTGEKNIRAIRDLENKEISTEKRRKARRKKFESSGDSKQRFQCSYCSKQFGRMEHLQAHERTHTGEKPYICHYCGKAFAQTSNLARHTRSHTNEKPYECRYCDKQFADFSSCKRHEWQHTGEKPYSCKICGKGFTNPGNVTSHMKQHSDEKGYKCVECGRAFKLSTTLKTHMWVHKEKKPLECTECDKSFVQESALRVHMMRHDGVKPFSCPLCTQRFVNQSALNVHQKVHSEERPYKCEVCMKAFKCSTHLIRHGKIHVGNKPFKCNDCDAAFFAAHELKKHSRRHTGEKPYACVNCNKAFSSSSSLSLHMKRHAGDTPHKCDICGKGFVNKGALKLHIVGVHTDKKPHQCQLCGKPFLHSCSLEVHMRSHTGEKEFICKICGKASTTRDALKRHLRIHTGERPYKCKICKRAFGDASSRNKHEKRHSSSGVSQ; encoded by the exons ATGCTTGGTAGAGTTTATAGAGTTACCAACGTGAGCATTGTAACGCAATCGCTGAGACTAAACATCCTGTGTTGCAGTATTATGAGTGAGTCTCAATGGTACAGTTATCACTCCAAGGCAGGCGAACTGTTGTTCTACTATAACCACTTCACGGATGAGTATAGATGGGTCCAGGGGAGATCTCAA ACTCTCGATAGTGGAAATGAGGGCCCGCTTATGCTAGACCGACTAACAAAAGTGAAAACAGAAAGTATCGCACACATTGAAAAATACGACAAGAGGCCACGCAATGAAGAAGAAGAGCGAGTCGTGGATGTAACGAAACGCGACACGGAGGACTTGGGTACGGTAAAGTGCGAGGAACAGGAGGAAGTGCAGATAATGAACGAGGTGGGAGAGGAAGAGGATGACGATGTCATTTTTGAGGAGGCGGAGAAAGAGGAGGTTGGGGTGGAAGATAAGGAAGAGGTGAAAAAGGAGGGAGGAGAAAGAGATGGGGAGGTGTTAGTGATGGGATACGAGGATGAGGAAAAAGTAAACGATTTAGTGATTGAAGAGGTGAAGGACGAGAAGGAGgaagacgacgacgatgaGGATGATGTTTTGTTAGGaaaggaggaggagagagaGGTAACTGATGATTATATGCATTGCACACAAGTGACAAGCTCACCAGGATGTTACATCAAGGAGGAGACAAACTTGTGGGAAAAACTTGCTTCTGGTAGCCCTCTCAATGATTGTATTCAACAAATCAAAAAAGAACAGGCGGGAGATATATCAAAGAGCCAGGATGGTACAGGCTGTAGAGTTAAGGTGGAAAAAGATCTAGAAAATAACACTATACGAGAGCATGGAGAATTAACAGCGAGAAAGGAAGAGAGAGCAATATGGCCAGAGACTGACATGGAAAATTGCGAAGAGGCTGCTCAGAGCTCCAGACAACAAGAAGGAAATGAAAGCAAGAGGTCAGACATTGTGGCAAAGAAGAGAAAGGTCATACCGGCTAATAGGGACAGTTCAAAGAAGCAAgtgaaaaagaagagaaaggcAAACAGTACTGCAATAACTGAGGAAAAGAAGGATACAACTAAGGACTTAGATTCCAAACAGTTAAACACTGGCGAGAAAAATATTAGGGCTATTAGGGatttagaaaataaagagaTTAGTACAGAGAAAAGGAGGAAAGCTAGGCGTAAGAAGTTTGAAAGTTCTGGCGATTCAAAGCAAAGATTCCAGTGCAGCTATTGCAGCAAGCAGTTTGGAAGAATGGAACACTTGCAAGCACATGAGAGGACTCACACAGGAGAGAAGCCATATATCTGCCATTACTGTGGCAAGGCATTCGCTCAGACCTCCAACCTCGCCCGACATACAAGGTCCCACACAAATGAGAAACCATATGAATGCAGATACTGTGACAAGCAGTTTGCAGATTTTTCTTCCTGCAAGAGACATGAATGGCAACATACCGGTGAGAAACCTTACTCATGTAAGATATGCGGTAAGGGGTTTACAAATCCTGGCAATGTTACTAGCCACATGAAACAGCATTCTGATGAGAAGGGGTACAAGTGTGTGGAGTGCGGGAGAGCATTTAAACTGTCTACAACCTTGAAGACACACATGTGGGTCCATAAGGAGAAAAAGCCCTTGGAATGCACAGAGTGCGATAAATCCTTTGTCCAGGAGTCTGCTCTTAGAGTACATATGATGAGACATGATGGTGTCAAACCCTTTTCTTGCCCTCTGTGCACCCAGAGATTCGTAAACCAGTCAGCACTGAATGTTCACCAGAAAGTGCATAGCGAGGAAAGGCCATACAAATGTGAGGTCTGCATGAAGGCTTTCAAGTGCTCAACACATTTGATTCGCCACGGTAAGATCCATGTAGGGAATAAGCCCTTTAAATGCAATGATTGCGATGCAGCATTTTTTGCAGCACATGAATTGAAGAAGCACAGCAGACGGCATACAGGGGAAAAGCCTTATGCATGTGTGAACTGTAACAAGGCATTTAGTTCTTCTTCCTCGCTGAGTCTTCACATGAAGCGACATGCTGGAGACACACCCCACAAATGTGATATCTGTGGCAAAGGATTTGTGAACAAGGGGGCACTAAAGCTTCACATCGTAGGAGTTCACACGGATAAAAAACCTCATCAATGTCAACTCTGTGGAAAACCTTTCTTACACAGTTGCTCTTTGGAAGTTCACATGAGGAGTCATACAGGAGAGAAGGAGTTCATCTGCAAGATCTGTGGCAAGGCGTCAACTACAAGGGATGCCCTCAAAAGGCATTTGCGCATTCATACAGGTGAAAGACCTTATAAGTGCAAGATCTGCAAAAGGGCATTTGGGGATGCAAGTTCGAGGAACAAACACGAGAAGAGACACTCTAGTTCTGGTGTGAGTCAGTAG
- the LOC5504543 gene encoding zinc finger protein 879 isoform X1: MLPRHTLVKQITSTEEIPAEKTFSLPRYIGRQLSIMSESQWYSYHSKAGELLFYYNHFTDEYRWVQGRSQTLDSGNEGPLMLDRLTKVKTESIAHIEKYDKRPRNEEEERVVDVTKRDTEDLGTVKCEEQEEVQIMNEVGEEEDDDVIFEEAEKEEVGVEDKEEVKKEGGERDGEVLVMGYEDEEKVNDLVIEEVKDEKEEDDDDEDDVLLGKEEEREVTDDYMHCTQVTSSPGCYIKEETNLWEKLASGSPLNDCIQQIKKEQAGDISKSQDGTGCRVKVEKDLENNTIREHGELTARKEERAIWPETDMENCEEAAQSSRQQEGNESKRSDIVAKKRKVIPANRDSSKKQVKKKRKANSTAITEEKKDTTKDLDSKQLNTGEKNIRAIRDLENKEISTEKRRKARRKKFESSGDSKQRFQCSYCSKQFGRMEHLQAHERTHTGEKPYICHYCGKAFAQTSNLARHTRSHTNEKPYECRYCDKQFADFSSCKRHEWQHTGEKPYSCKICGKGFTNPGNVTSHMKQHSDEKGYKCVECGRAFKLSTTLKTHMWVHKEKKPLECTECDKSFVQESALRVHMMRHDGVKPFSCPLCTQRFVNQSALNVHQKVHSEERPYKCEVCMKAFKCSTHLIRHGKIHVGNKPFKCNDCDAAFFAAHELKKHSRRHTGEKPYACVNCNKAFSSSSSLSLHMKRHAGDTPHKCDICGKGFVNKGALKLHIVGVHTDKKPHQCQLCGKPFLHSCSLEVHMRSHTGEKEFICKICGKASTTRDALKRHLRIHTGERPYKCKICKRAFGDASSRNKHEKRHSSSGVSQ, from the exons ATGCTCCCGCGTCATACCTTAGTCAAACAAATCACGTCGACAGAGGAGATACCGGCGGAGAAAACTTTTAGTCTTCCCCGCTATATTGGCCGACAATTGAG TATTATGAGTGAGTCTCAATGGTACAGTTATCACTCCAAGGCAGGCGAACTGTTGTTCTACTATAACCACTTCACGGATGAGTATAGATGGGTCCAGGGGAGATCTCAA ACTCTCGATAGTGGAAATGAGGGCCCGCTTATGCTAGACCGACTAACAAAAGTGAAAACAGAAAGTATCGCACACATTGAAAAATACGACAAGAGGCCACGCAATGAAGAAGAAGAGCGAGTCGTGGATGTAACGAAACGCGACACGGAGGACTTGGGTACGGTAAAGTGCGAGGAACAGGAGGAAGTGCAGATAATGAACGAGGTGGGAGAGGAAGAGGATGACGATGTCATTTTTGAGGAGGCGGAGAAAGAGGAGGTTGGGGTGGAAGATAAGGAAGAGGTGAAAAAGGAGGGAGGAGAAAGAGATGGGGAGGTGTTAGTGATGGGATACGAGGATGAGGAAAAAGTAAACGATTTAGTGATTGAAGAGGTGAAGGACGAGAAGGAGgaagacgacgacgatgaGGATGATGTTTTGTTAGGaaaggaggaggagagagaGGTAACTGATGATTATATGCATTGCACACAAGTGACAAGCTCACCAGGATGTTACATCAAGGAGGAGACAAACTTGTGGGAAAAACTTGCTTCTGGTAGCCCTCTCAATGATTGTATTCAACAAATCAAAAAAGAACAGGCGGGAGATATATCAAAGAGCCAGGATGGTACAGGCTGTAGAGTTAAGGTGGAAAAAGATCTAGAAAATAACACTATACGAGAGCATGGAGAATTAACAGCGAGAAAGGAAGAGAGAGCAATATGGCCAGAGACTGACATGGAAAATTGCGAAGAGGCTGCTCAGAGCTCCAGACAACAAGAAGGAAATGAAAGCAAGAGGTCAGACATTGTGGCAAAGAAGAGAAAGGTCATACCGGCTAATAGGGACAGTTCAAAGAAGCAAgtgaaaaagaagagaaaggcAAACAGTACTGCAATAACTGAGGAAAAGAAGGATACAACTAAGGACTTAGATTCCAAACAGTTAAACACTGGCGAGAAAAATATTAGGGCTATTAGGGatttagaaaataaagagaTTAGTACAGAGAAAAGGAGGAAAGCTAGGCGTAAGAAGTTTGAAAGTTCTGGCGATTCAAAGCAAAGATTCCAGTGCAGCTATTGCAGCAAGCAGTTTGGAAGAATGGAACACTTGCAAGCACATGAGAGGACTCACACAGGAGAGAAGCCATATATCTGCCATTACTGTGGCAAGGCATTCGCTCAGACCTCCAACCTCGCCCGACATACAAGGTCCCACACAAATGAGAAACCATATGAATGCAGATACTGTGACAAGCAGTTTGCAGATTTTTCTTCCTGCAAGAGACATGAATGGCAACATACCGGTGAGAAACCTTACTCATGTAAGATATGCGGTAAGGGGTTTACAAATCCTGGCAATGTTACTAGCCACATGAAACAGCATTCTGATGAGAAGGGGTACAAGTGTGTGGAGTGCGGGAGAGCATTTAAACTGTCTACAACCTTGAAGACACACATGTGGGTCCATAAGGAGAAAAAGCCCTTGGAATGCACAGAGTGCGATAAATCCTTTGTCCAGGAGTCTGCTCTTAGAGTACATATGATGAGACATGATGGTGTCAAACCCTTTTCTTGCCCTCTGTGCACCCAGAGATTCGTAAACCAGTCAGCACTGAATGTTCACCAGAAAGTGCATAGCGAGGAAAGGCCATACAAATGTGAGGTCTGCATGAAGGCTTTCAAGTGCTCAACACATTTGATTCGCCACGGTAAGATCCATGTAGGGAATAAGCCCTTTAAATGCAATGATTGCGATGCAGCATTTTTTGCAGCACATGAATTGAAGAAGCACAGCAGACGGCATACAGGGGAAAAGCCTTATGCATGTGTGAACTGTAACAAGGCATTTAGTTCTTCTTCCTCGCTGAGTCTTCACATGAAGCGACATGCTGGAGACACACCCCACAAATGTGATATCTGTGGCAAAGGATTTGTGAACAAGGGGGCACTAAAGCTTCACATCGTAGGAGTTCACACGGATAAAAAACCTCATCAATGTCAACTCTGTGGAAAACCTTTCTTACACAGTTGCTCTTTGGAAGTTCACATGAGGAGTCATACAGGAGAGAAGGAGTTCATCTGCAAGATCTGTGGCAAGGCGTCAACTACAAGGGATGCCCTCAAAAGGCATTTGCGCATTCATACAGGTGAAAGACCTTATAAGTGCAAGATCTGCAAAAGGGCATTTGGGGATGCAAGTTCGAGGAACAAACACGAGAAGAGACACTCTAGTTCTGGTGTGAGTCAGTAG